The following are encoded together in the Geobacter sulfurreducens PCA genome:
- a CDS encoding CAP domain-containing protein produces the protein MTRFIAFCAALALALVLTPSPVTAERARDVLAQMNAARTDPQGYAEHLREFRSRFRGRNYTVPCSRTRIVTHEGTAAVDEAIRFLLRQRPISPLAWSDGLARAAAAHVGVQGRNGETGHGEGQGGMRARIERQGTWKKTIGENIGYGPDNARAVVIQLIVDDGVPGRGHRKNIFDPAFAVAGVACGPHPVFGTVCVIDFAGGFSD, from the coding sequence CGCCTTTTGCGCGGCACTCGCCCTGGCGCTTGTTCTCACGCCATCTCCAGTCACGGCGGAACGTGCCCGGGACGTTCTGGCACAGATGAATGCCGCCCGCACCGATCCTCAGGGATACGCGGAGCACCTGCGGGAGTTCCGCTCGCGCTTCAGGGGGAGGAACTACACCGTTCCCTGCTCCCGGACCCGGATCGTCACCCACGAGGGGACTGCGGCGGTGGACGAGGCGATACGCTTTCTCCTTCGCCAGAGGCCCATTTCCCCCCTGGCCTGGTCCGATGGACTCGCCCGGGCCGCGGCGGCACATGTGGGCGTCCAGGGCAGGAATGGGGAAACGGGCCACGGGGAGGGGCAGGGCGGGATGCGCGCCCGGATCGAGCGTCAAGGTACGTGGAAGAAGACCATTGGCGAGAATATCGGCTACGGCCCCGACAACGCCCGCGCCGTCGTGATCCAGCTCATCGTCGACGACGGTGTGCCGGGTCGGGGACATCGGAAGAACATCTTTGATCCGGCCTTCGCAGTAGCGGGAGTCGCCTGCGGACCACACCCTGTCTTCGGTACGGTCTGTGTCATCGACTTTGCGGGGGGATTTTCGGATTGA
- a CDS encoding DUF3047 domain-containing protein, whose translation MGRIVVIALLLALSGTAAAMTVGRFSAGDLSGWEEQTFSGKRKTVYSLVKDGERTVLKAESRGSASGLIRTMSFDPKTQPWLRWSWKVAGTLTKGNEGVKEGDDYAARVYVIFPGTFFWQTRAINYIWANRLPKGASIPNAFAPKNVMMVAVESGAAGAGRWLSEERNVYEDYVRLFGEEPPRAEGVALMTDSDNTGGEAAAWYGDIVLAEK comes from the coding sequence ATGGGAAGAATCGTCGTTATAGCCCTGTTGCTGGCCCTGTCCGGCACTGCGGCCGCCATGACGGTGGGCCGCTTCAGTGCCGGAGACCTGTCGGGGTGGGAAGAGCAGACCTTCAGTGGGAAGCGGAAGACCGTCTACTCGCTGGTGAAGGACGGGGAACGGACTGTTCTGAAGGCGGAGAGCCGGGGCTCAGCGTCAGGACTGATCAGAACGATGAGTTTCGACCCCAAAACGCAACCCTGGCTGCGCTGGTCGTGGAAGGTCGCCGGCACGCTGACAAAAGGGAACGAGGGAGTCAAGGAGGGAGACGACTACGCGGCGCGGGTCTACGTAATTTTCCCCGGCACCTTCTTCTGGCAAACGCGGGCGATCAACTACATCTGGGCAAACCGGCTTCCGAAGGGTGCCTCGATTCCAAACGCCTTCGCCCCGAAGAACGTAATGATGGTGGCGGTGGAAAGCGGCGCCGCCGGCGCGGGGAGATGGCTTTCAGAAGAGAGGAACGTCTACGAAGACTACGTGAGGCTCTTCGGCGAGGAGCCACCGAGGGCTGAGGGTGTGGCGCTCATGACCGATTCCGACAACACCGGCGGGGAGGCGGCTGCCTGGTACGGGGATATCGTGCTGGCGGAGAAATAA
- a CDS encoding thioredoxin domain-containing protein, giving the protein MGNEARHHDEQRIERIFSADRRTLPPDGGPHFNRLIFATSPYLLQHADNPVEWYPWGEDAFARARAEDRPVFLSIGYATCHWCHVMAAESFDDDEVAAVLNREYVPVKVDREERPDIDDTFMRVAQMMNGSGGWPLTIIMTPDRQPFFAATYIPRRSRGGMPGLIDLLEKIAEVWRQRRDVVRQNCSAIMDALSRFNSVRPAAAEDEAPLHGARQQLADIYDKEFGGFGGAPKFPMAMNLSFLLRYGQRYGDGEAVAMATDTLTAMAQGGIWDHLGGGFHRYTVDGRWLVPHFEKMLYDQALCTLALVEAAQVTGNSVFRELAKETCGFVLRELSAPAGGFYSALDADSEGREGACYLWTPAQVRDILGVADGELFCRLYAVTAWGNFEGANVLHLPLAPDAFARDEGVDPLRLQEKIAQWHILLLEARERRPRPFRDEKIITGWNGLMIAALARTFLICGDELLLEGAERAVRRVCIDLRTPAGRLVRSCHRGEASGPGFLEDYAFFIRGLLELHEATLDPRHLALARSLAHDMLRLFGDSGGGLFDTGSDAETILVRGKGALDGAIPSGNAMAASVLIRLGRITGDGVFEEAGRGIIRAFLAGAARQPAAHIHLLCALGELLADPFEVVIAAATRPHAVRELLCILGGRLIPGLVLMEREENAPAREGGGGGSIARVCAGRVCLPPVTAPEGLEEILARHIIRPVRPG; this is encoded by the coding sequence ATGGGCAATGAAGCGCGGCACCACGATGAACAACGGATCGAGCGCATCTTTTCGGCGGACCGGCGGACGCTCCCGCCTGACGGCGGTCCACACTTCAACCGGCTCATCTTTGCCACGAGCCCCTATCTCCTCCAGCACGCCGACAACCCGGTGGAGTGGTATCCCTGGGGAGAGGATGCCTTTGCGCGGGCACGGGCGGAGGATCGTCCGGTTTTCCTTTCCATCGGCTACGCCACCTGCCACTGGTGCCACGTCATGGCCGCCGAGTCCTTCGACGATGACGAGGTGGCCGCGGTCCTGAACCGGGAGTACGTGCCGGTGAAGGTTGACCGGGAAGAGCGCCCCGACATAGACGATACCTTTATGCGCGTCGCGCAGATGATGAACGGCAGCGGCGGCTGGCCTCTCACCATCATCATGACCCCCGACCGGCAACCTTTTTTTGCAGCCACCTATATTCCCCGGCGCTCCCGGGGCGGCATGCCGGGGCTGATCGATCTCCTGGAAAAGATTGCCGAGGTCTGGCGACAGCGGCGGGACGTGGTCAGGCAGAATTGTTCCGCCATCATGGATGCCCTGTCGCGGTTCAACTCCGTCCGTCCAGCCGCCGCCGAGGATGAGGCGCCGCTCCACGGCGCACGGCAGCAGCTGGCGGATATCTATGACAAAGAGTTCGGCGGCTTCGGCGGAGCGCCCAAATTTCCCATGGCCATGAACCTCTCCTTTCTTCTGCGCTACGGCCAGCGATACGGCGACGGCGAGGCCGTGGCCATGGCCACGGATACCCTCACCGCCATGGCGCAAGGAGGCATCTGGGACCACCTGGGCGGCGGCTTCCATCGCTACACCGTGGATGGCCGCTGGCTCGTGCCGCATTTCGAAAAAATGCTCTACGATCAGGCCCTCTGCACCCTTGCGCTGGTCGAGGCCGCACAGGTTACGGGGAACAGTGTCTTCAGGGAACTGGCAAAGGAAACCTGCGGCTTTGTCCTGCGGGAACTTTCCGCGCCGGCCGGGGGCTTCTACTCGGCTCTGGATGCCGATTCTGAGGGGCGGGAGGGGGCCTGTTACCTCTGGACTCCTGCCCAGGTGCGGGATATCCTCGGGGTGGCCGACGGCGAATTATTCTGCCGCCTCTATGCTGTTACCGCGTGGGGAAATTTCGAGGGTGCGAACGTGCTCCACCTTCCCCTTGCTCCCGATGCCTTCGCCCGGGACGAGGGAGTTGACCCCCTTCGCCTGCAGGAAAAGATTGCCCAGTGGCACATTCTGCTTCTGGAGGCGCGGGAGCGGCGGCCACGCCCCTTCCGCGACGAGAAGATCATCACCGGCTGGAACGGACTCATGATTGCGGCCCTGGCCCGCACGTTCCTGATCTGCGGCGATGAGCTCCTGCTGGAGGGCGCCGAACGGGCAGTGCGGCGTGTGTGCATTGATCTCCGTACGCCGGCGGGGCGGCTGGTGCGCAGCTGTCATCGGGGCGAGGCGAGCGGTCCCGGTTTCCTGGAGGACTATGCATTTTTCATTCGCGGCCTCCTTGAGCTGCACGAAGCCACTCTCGACCCCCGGCATCTGGCCCTGGCCCGTTCGCTGGCCCACGACATGCTCCGGCTTTTCGGTGACAGCGGGGGAGGGCTCTTTGATACGGGGAGCGATGCGGAAACGATCCTCGTGCGGGGCAAGGGCGCGCTGGACGGCGCCATCCCTTCGGGCAACGCCATGGCCGCATCGGTTCTGATCCGCCTCGGCAGGATAACCGGCGACGGCGTATTCGAGGAGGCAGGGCGCGGCATCATCCGGGCGTTTCTGGCCGGGGCAGCCCGACAGCCTGCAGCACACATCCATCTCCTCTGCGCCCTGGGCGAACTCCTGGCCGACCCGTTCGAGGTTGTGATCGCCGCGGCGACCAGGCCGCATGCCGTGCGGGAGTTGCTCTGTATCCTCGGTGGCCGCCTGATTCCCGGACTGGTCCTGATGGAACGGGAAGAGAATGCGCCGGCGCGGGAGGGGGGGGGAGGCGGGAGCATCGCCCGCGTCTGCGCGGGCAGGGTCTGTCTGCCGCCGGTCACGGCGCCCGAAGGGCTGGAGGAAATCCTGGCCAGGCACATAATCCGGCCGGTCCGACCGGGGTGA
- the murJ gene encoding murein biosynthesis integral membrane protein MurJ, with protein MSEKKQIARAAGVLGLATIVSRIMGMVRDMAVSRFFGAGLQTDAFFAAFQIPNMLRRFFAEGALTSAFVPTFSEWHSQRSPEEARELANVCFTLLTIVMAGVTLAGVLLAPGIVSVMFPGFRADPTKFGLTVFLNRLMFPYIFFISLLALCMGILNTVRHFFTPAISTVFLNVSMILCAWLLRDRFAVPITALAVGVLMGGVLQLLLQVPVLYRKGFPLRVRFDLHHPAVRRIALLMGPSVFGVGVYYLNITVGNILASLLPEGSVSYLYYAQRLFEFPQGIFTVSVAQAVLPSLSRQAAAGDMDAFRESLVFGLRLTLFVTIPATVGLMVCATPIFSLLFMGGEFDYAQAANAGIALFYYAIGLSLVALVRVLVPAFYALKDTRTPVMVAFVAFIMNAVASLILMKPLAHGGLALASSLSALANMGLLLVLLRRKIGPFGGRALVRSGMKVLAASLPMALAVRWMVALIDWSLPGEKMLKGGVLLGAVGVGIVLFLAAAALLRSEETRELAAQLRRRFAR; from the coding sequence ATGTCTGAAAAGAAGCAGATAGCCCGGGCTGCCGGCGTCCTCGGCCTGGCAACCATCGTCTCCCGCATCATGGGGATGGTGCGCGACATGGCCGTCTCCCGTTTTTTTGGCGCCGGCCTCCAGACCGACGCCTTCTTCGCTGCCTTCCAGATTCCCAATATGCTGCGCCGGTTTTTCGCCGAGGGTGCCCTTACGTCGGCATTCGTGCCGACCTTCTCCGAGTGGCACTCCCAGCGAAGCCCCGAGGAGGCGCGCGAGCTCGCCAACGTGTGCTTCACGCTTCTCACCATTGTCATGGCGGGCGTGACCCTGGCGGGGGTCCTGCTCGCTCCCGGCATCGTCTCGGTCATGTTTCCCGGTTTCAGGGCCGACCCGACCAAGTTCGGGCTCACGGTCTTTCTCAACCGGCTCATGTTCCCGTATATTTTCTTCATAAGCCTGCTGGCGCTCTGCATGGGGATACTCAATACGGTTCGCCACTTTTTCACCCCGGCCATCTCCACCGTGTTTCTGAACGTTTCCATGATTCTCTGTGCCTGGCTGCTTCGAGACCGGTTCGCGGTGCCGATCACTGCCTTGGCCGTGGGGGTCCTTATGGGTGGGGTCCTTCAGCTCCTCCTTCAGGTGCCGGTGCTCTACCGCAAGGGATTCCCGCTTCGCGTCCGTTTCGATCTCCACCATCCCGCGGTACGGCGCATCGCCCTTCTCATGGGGCCGTCGGTTTTCGGGGTTGGGGTCTACTACCTGAACATCACTGTGGGCAATATTCTTGCTTCGCTCCTTCCCGAGGGAAGCGTCTCGTACCTCTACTACGCCCAGCGACTGTTCGAGTTCCCTCAGGGGATCTTCACCGTTTCCGTGGCCCAGGCGGTTCTGCCGTCACTGAGCCGGCAGGCGGCGGCCGGCGACATGGATGCCTTCCGGGAGTCTCTCGTCTTCGGCCTGCGGCTCACCCTGTTCGTTACCATTCCGGCCACGGTGGGCCTTATGGTCTGCGCTACCCCCATTTTCAGCCTCCTCTTCATGGGGGGGGAGTTCGACTACGCCCAAGCCGCCAATGCGGGAATAGCCCTGTTCTACTACGCCATTGGACTTTCGCTCGTGGCCTTGGTGCGGGTTCTGGTGCCCGCGTTTTACGCTCTCAAGGATACGAGGACGCCGGTCATGGTCGCCTTCGTCGCCTTCATCATGAACGCCGTTGCCAGCCTCATCCTCATGAAACCTCTCGCCCATGGCGGATTGGCCCTGGCGTCCTCCCTGTCCGCCCTTGCCAACATGGGGCTCCTTCTGGTCCTCCTGCGGCGGAAGATCGGTCCGTTCGGCGGGAGGGCTTTGGTCCGTTCAGGCATGAAGGTTCTCGCGGCATCCCTGCCCATGGCGCTGGCGGTCCGTTGGATGGTGGCGCTCATCGATTGGTCACTGCCAGGGGAAAAGATGCTTAAGGGGGGAGTTCTGCTCGGCGCCGTGGGCGTGGGCATCGTGTTGTTTCTTGCAGCCGCCGCGTTGCTCCGCAGCGAAGAGACGCGCGAGCTGGCGGCACAACTCAGAAGGAGGTTTGCTCGATGA
- a CDS encoding methylated-DNA--[protein]-cysteine S-methyltransferase produces MVATVRSRYPRQAGENSLSREAARQLVAYFAGEAVEFTVPLDEEHVTPFRKKVYEIVRGIGRGQVMTYGQVAVAAGSPGAARGVGSAMAANPLPIIVPCHRVVGVGGALTGYSGAGGIDSKRWLLELEASTGAGE; encoded by the coding sequence ATGGTCGCGACCGTTCGCAGCCGCTACCCCCGCCAGGCAGGCGAAAATTCTCTCAGTCGCGAAGCGGCTCGCCAGCTTGTTGCGTACTTTGCAGGTGAGGCGGTTGAGTTCACGGTTCCTCTCGACGAGGAGCACGTCACGCCGTTTCGGAAAAAGGTGTACGAGATCGTACGCGGCATAGGGAGGGGGCAGGTCATGACCTATGGCCAGGTAGCCGTCGCCGCAGGCAGCCCCGGCGCTGCCCGGGGGGTTGGCTCGGCCATGGCCGCCAATCCCCTTCCCATTATCGTTCCCTGTCATCGGGTCGTGGGCGTTGGGGGAGCCCTTACCGGCTATTCAGGGGCCGGCGGGATCGACTCCAAGCGTTGGCTTCTAGAGCTGGAAGCAAGCACCGGGGCCGGAGAGTGA
- the mazG gene encoding nucleoside triphosphate pyrophosphohydrolase: protein MTDEQAGFGRIMEIMRRLRGPGGCPWDAEQTHESLKRYLLEEAYEVIEAIDAESPEMLREELGDLLLQPVFHAVVAEERGAFAMADVLETLAEKLVSRHPHVFGDQVVRTSDEQIENWERIKQKEKAQERRSALAGVPAHLPALMRAQKVTEKASRVGFDWARVDEVHAKVMEELAEFEEAMAAGNQQRMEAELGDLLFAIVNLGRFLALNPEEALRKTIERFARRFSHIEETLGGRGVALKDASLAEMEALWEEAKAQEPGV from the coding sequence ATGACGGACGAACAGGCCGGCTTCGGCAGAATCATGGAGATCATGCGGCGGTTGCGCGGACCGGGAGGATGCCCGTGGGACGCCGAGCAAACCCATGAGTCGCTCAAACGTTATCTGCTTGAAGAGGCCTATGAGGTCATCGAAGCCATCGATGCCGAATCACCTGAAATGCTCCGGGAGGAATTGGGCGACCTTCTGCTCCAACCGGTCTTCCACGCGGTCGTGGCAGAGGAGCGGGGAGCGTTCGCCATGGCGGACGTACTGGAAACGCTGGCGGAGAAACTCGTGTCGCGCCATCCCCACGTCTTTGGCGACCAAGTGGTCCGCACCAGCGACGAGCAGATAGAAAACTGGGAGCGGATCAAGCAGAAGGAAAAGGCTCAGGAACGCCGCTCGGCCCTGGCCGGCGTCCCGGCACACCTGCCGGCACTCATGCGGGCACAGAAAGTCACCGAGAAGGCGTCGAGGGTCGGCTTCGACTGGGCTCGCGTCGACGAAGTGCATGCCAAGGTGATGGAGGAACTTGCGGAGTTCGAAGAGGCCATGGCCGCGGGGAACCAGCAGCGCATGGAGGCCGAGTTGGGCGATCTCCTGTTCGCCATTGTCAATCTTGGCCGGTTTCTCGCCCTAAACCCCGAAGAGGCGCTTCGCAAGACCATTGAGCGTTTTGCCCGCCGTTTTTCCCACATCGAAGAAACGCTTGGCGGCCGCGGGGTTGCGCTCAAGGATGCATCACTTGCTGAGATGGAAGCCCTGTGGGAAGAGGCAAAAGCGCAGGAACCAGGGGTTTGA
- the tgt gene encoding tRNA guanosine(34) transglycosylase Tgt encodes MKFKLIKKDTKTSARRGSLTTPHGTIETPIFMPVGTHAAMKAMTPSQVKETGAQIILSNTYHLHLRPGEDLIAKAGGLHRFMGWDGPILTDSGGFQVFSLPNKKITDEGVFFRHEVSGEEVFLDPARATAIQEALGADIIMAFDECIPYPCDKKYAAASTRKTIRWAEACKKAHTRKDQALFGIVQGSVFEDLRAQCARELVQLDFPGYAVGGVSVGEGLELLKKVVEYTAPFLPENKPRYLMGVGLPEDILESVERGMDMFDCVIPTRYARSATLFTNRGKIRLTHRNYRRDFYPVDPNCTCYTCRNFTRAYLHHLFNANEILSATLASIHNVHFYLNMMAEIRAAIEEERFAEYKRNFLESYLKGK; translated from the coding sequence ATGAAATTCAAATTAATTAAAAAAGACACCAAGACATCTGCGCGGCGAGGATCACTCACGACCCCTCACGGCACCATCGAAACCCCCATCTTCATGCCCGTCGGCACCCACGCGGCCATGAAAGCGATGACGCCCTCCCAGGTCAAAGAGACGGGAGCCCAGATCATCCTTTCCAACACGTACCATCTCCACCTGCGCCCCGGCGAGGACCTTATTGCCAAGGCCGGGGGCCTGCACCGGTTCATGGGATGGGACGGACCGATTCTGACCGATTCGGGCGGTTTTCAGGTCTTCTCGTTGCCCAACAAGAAGATTACCGACGAGGGGGTCTTCTTCCGCCACGAAGTGAGCGGCGAGGAAGTGTTCCTCGACCCGGCCCGGGCCACGGCGATCCAGGAAGCGCTTGGCGCCGACATCATCATGGCTTTTGACGAGTGCATCCCCTACCCCTGCGACAAAAAGTACGCGGCGGCATCGACCCGCAAGACCATCAGGTGGGCGGAGGCGTGCAAGAAAGCCCACACACGCAAGGACCAGGCACTGTTCGGCATCGTTCAGGGGAGCGTATTCGAGGACCTGCGTGCCCAGTGCGCCAGGGAACTGGTCCAGCTCGACTTCCCCGGCTACGCAGTGGGAGGCGTGTCGGTGGGCGAAGGTCTTGAACTGCTGAAAAAGGTAGTTGAGTACACGGCCCCGTTCCTCCCGGAGAACAAGCCCCGCTACCTCATGGGGGTGGGACTGCCGGAGGATATCCTGGAGAGCGTGGAGCGGGGGATGGACATGTTCGACTGCGTGATACCGACCCGCTATGCCCGGAGCGCTACCCTCTTCACCAACAGGGGGAAAATCCGCCTGACCCATCGTAACTACCGGCGCGACTTCTACCCCGTCGACCCCAACTGCACTTGCTATACCTGCCGGAACTTCACCCGGGCGTATCTCCACCACCTCTTCAACGCCAACGAGATACTCTCCGCAACCCTGGCGAGCATCCACAACGTGCACTTCTATCTGAACATGATGGCGGAGATACGCGCTGCCATTGAAGAGGAGCGCTTTGCCGAGTATAAGCGGAACTTCCTGGAGAGCTACCTGAAGGGTAAATAG
- a CDS encoding succinate dehydrogenase cytochrome b subunit has translation MQLFTSSVGRKVLMAITGQFMVLFVIVHMLGNSSIFIPGGINAYAEHLHALPPLVWAFRLVMLVAAGIHILFGIQLSLENRAANPDTYAVKNYKKATMGSLSMLYTGLLLLSFIIYHLLHFTIRATPDIKLGVDSLGRFDVFGMVTNSFSHGIIAFIYIAAMVVLFLHLSHGIQSFFQTMGWNNDKSLPVFSKIGMIAAVVLLLGYATIPFVIVTGILKG, from the coding sequence ATGCAACTGTTCACGAGTTCTGTGGGAAGAAAAGTTCTGATGGCGATTACCGGCCAGTTCATGGTTCTGTTCGTCATCGTCCACATGCTTGGCAACTCATCCATCTTCATCCCCGGAGGCATCAATGCCTACGCGGAGCACCTGCACGCCCTTCCGCCCCTAGTCTGGGCCTTCCGTCTCGTCATGCTGGTTGCGGCAGGTATCCATATTCTGTTCGGTATCCAGCTGAGCCTTGAGAACCGCGCCGCCAACCCCGACACCTATGCGGTCAAGAATTACAAGAAGGCCACCATGGGGAGCCTGAGCATGCTGTACACAGGCCTCCTTTTGCTGTCCTTCATTATTTATCACCTCCTCCACTTCACCATCCGCGCTACCCCCGACATCAAGCTCGGCGTAGACAGCCTGGGCCGTTTCGATGTCTTCGGTATGGTGACCAACAGCTTCTCCCACGGCATTATCGCGTTCATTTACATCGCGGCCATGGTGGTTCTGTTTCTCCACCTCTCCCACGGAATCCAGAGCTTCTTCCAGACCATGGGGTGGAACAACGACAAGTCACTTCCGGTGTTCAGCAAAATCGGCATGATTGCCGCCGTGGTTCTGCTCCTCGGCTATGCGACCATCCCGTTCGTCATCGTCACCGGCATTCTGAAAGGTTAG
- a CDS encoding fumarate reductase/succinate dehydrogenase flavoprotein subunit, whose translation MILDGKCPTGPIEKTWDKHRFDMKLVNPANKRKYKILVVGTGLAGGAAAASLGELGYNVEAFCYQDSPRRAHSIAAQGGINAAKNYPNDGDSIYRLFYDTIKGGDFRAREADVWRLAQVSNNIIDQCVAQGVPFARDYAGYLDNRSFGGAQVSRTFYARGQTGQQLLLGAYSALARQIKAGTVKMFPRTEMLDLVVVDGEAKGITIRDLVTGEIRTHVGDAVVLCTGGYVNVFYLSTNAMGCSVTAAWKAHKKGAFFANPCYTQIHPTCIPQHGDKQSKLTLMSESLRNDGRCWVPKKQGDNRAPGQIPDEDRDYYLERKYPSFGNLAPRDIASRAAKEQCDDNRGVGPGGRGVYLDFASSIQRLGESTIRERYGNLFEMYEKITDENAYKVPMRIYPAPHYSMGGLWVDYNCMSNVPGLFVLGEANFSVHGANRLGASALMQGLADGYFVIPYTIADYLARITPGKVKADHPECKKSVEDVNNDLKKFVSINGKKTVTEFHRELGKIMWNNVGMARSEESCKEALKVIPQIREEFWKNVKVSGSGAEFNQQLENAGRVADFLEFAELMTLDALHRNESCGGHFRVEHQMPDGEAKRDDENYCYAAAWEFKGVGKEPELHKEPLKFENVHLAIRSYK comes from the coding sequence GTGATACTCGACGGAAAATGTCCGACAGGGCCAATTGAGAAAACGTGGGACAAGCACCGCTTCGACATGAAGCTGGTCAACCCCGCCAACAAGCGCAAGTACAAGATTCTCGTCGTCGGAACCGGTCTTGCCGGTGGTGCAGCCGCTGCATCGCTGGGTGAACTCGGTTACAACGTTGAGGCGTTCTGTTATCAGGACAGCCCGCGGCGCGCGCACTCCATTGCCGCCCAGGGCGGTATCAACGCAGCCAAGAACTACCCGAACGACGGCGACAGCATCTACCGTCTCTTCTATGACACCATCAAGGGCGGCGACTTCCGCGCCCGTGAAGCCGATGTCTGGCGCCTCGCTCAGGTGTCCAATAATATCATCGATCAGTGCGTAGCTCAGGGTGTACCCTTTGCCCGTGACTATGCCGGCTACCTGGACAACCGCTCCTTTGGCGGCGCCCAGGTTTCCCGTACCTTCTATGCCCGGGGGCAGACGGGGCAACAGCTGCTGCTGGGCGCCTATTCCGCTCTTGCTCGCCAGATCAAGGCCGGTACCGTCAAGATGTTCCCTCGCACCGAAATGCTTGATCTTGTTGTTGTAGACGGCGAGGCCAAAGGGATCACGATTCGCGATCTGGTCACCGGCGAGATCCGCACCCATGTGGGCGATGCGGTTGTTCTTTGCACCGGCGGCTACGTAAACGTCTTCTACCTCTCCACCAACGCAATGGGGTGCAGCGTTACCGCAGCCTGGAAGGCCCACAAGAAAGGCGCCTTCTTCGCCAACCCCTGTTACACCCAGATTCACCCGACCTGCATTCCGCAGCATGGTGACAAGCAATCCAAGCTCACCCTCATGTCCGAGTCGCTCCGTAACGACGGCCGCTGCTGGGTGCCCAAGAAGCAGGGGGACAACCGTGCACCGGGCCAGATTCCCGACGAGGACCGCGACTACTACCTGGAGCGGAAGTACCCCTCCTTCGGAAACCTTGCTCCCCGTGACATCGCGTCCCGCGCCGCCAAGGAACAGTGCGACGACAACCGTGGCGTCGGACCGGGCGGACGTGGCGTCTATCTTGACTTCGCCTCCTCCATTCAGCGCCTTGGTGAGAGCACCATCCGTGAGCGTTACGGCAACCTCTTCGAAATGTATGAGAAGATCACCGACGAGAACGCCTATAAGGTTCCGATGCGGATCTATCCGGCTCCGCACTACTCCATGGGCGGTCTCTGGGTCGATTACAACTGCATGAGCAACGTGCCGGGCCTCTTCGTTCTGGGTGAAGCCAACTTCTCGGTGCATGGAGCGAACCGTCTCGGCGCCAGCGCACTCATGCAGGGGCTTGCCGACGGCTACTTCGTCATCCCCTACACTATCGCCGACTACCTTGCCCGTATTACCCCGGGCAAAGTCAAGGCGGATCATCCGGAGTGCAAGAAATCGGTTGAGGATGTTAATAACGACCTCAAGAAGTTCGTGTCGATCAACGGCAAGAAGACGGTCACCGAGTTCCACCGCGAACTGGGCAAGATCATGTGGAACAACGTCGGTATGGCCCGGAGCGAGGAGAGCTGCAAGGAGGCACTCAAGGTAATCCCGCAGATCCGTGAGGAGTTCTGGAAGAACGTGAAGGTTAGCGGCTCCGGTGCTGAGTTCAACCAGCAGCTTGAGAACGCTGGCCGCGTAGCCGACTTCCTGGAGTTTGCCGAGCTCATGACGCTGGATGCCCTCCATCGCAACGAGTCCTGCGGCGGGCACTTCCGGGTCGAGCACCAGATGCCCGACGGCGAGGCCAAGCGGGACGACGAGAACTACTGCTATGCCGCCGCCTGGGAGTTCAAGGGTGTCGGCAAAGAGCCCGAGCTTCACAAGGAGCCGCTGAAGTTTGAAAACGTCCACCTTGCTATAAGGAGCTACAAATAA
- a CDS encoding succinate dehydrogenase/fumarate reductase iron-sulfur subunit produces MSHHDKNMTLTLHVWRQKGPKDPGKFEVYEAKDVSPDQSFLEMLDDVNEELIKQGKDPIAFDHDCREGICGMCSQVINGIPHGGMDRTTVCQLHMRMFKNGDAIYIEPWRARAFPIIKDLVVDRGALDTIIQAGGYTSAHTGGVADGNALLIPKDDADYAMDAAECIGCGACVAGCPNGSAMLFTSAKVSQLAVLPQGKAEATRRVKAMTETLQECGFGNCTNHYECQAACPKGINVKFIATLNREYLKSLCK; encoded by the coding sequence ATGAGCCATCACGACAAGAATATGACTCTTACCCTTCATGTCTGGCGCCAGAAGGGACCGAAGGACCCGGGGAAATTCGAGGTCTACGAGGCGAAAGACGTCAGTCCCGACCAGTCGTTCCTCGAAATGCTCGACGACGTCAACGAGGAACTCATCAAGCAGGGGAAGGACCCCATCGCCTTCGATCACGACTGCCGTGAGGGTATCTGCGGCATGTGCTCCCAGGTAATCAACGGCATTCCACATGGCGGCATGGACCGGACAACGGTTTGTCAGCTCCACATGCGGATGTTCAAGAATGGCGATGCCATCTACATCGAGCCGTGGCGTGCCCGCGCATTCCCGATCATCAAGGATCTGGTCGTTGACCGGGGAGCCCTCGACACCATTATCCAAGCAGGCGGCTACACATCGGCCCATACCGGCGGAGTTGCCGACGGCAATGCCCTTCTCATCCCGAAGGACGATGCCGATTACGCCATGGACGCTGCCGAGTGCATCGGCTGTGGTGCTTGCGTGGCAGGCTGCCCCAACGGGTCGGCTATGCTGTTCACCTCTGCCAAGGTGTCGCAGCTTGCGGTCCTGCCGCAGGGCAAAGCCGAAGCCACCCGTCGTGTCAAGGCAATGACCGAGACCTTGCAGGAGTGCGGTTTCGGTAACTGTACCAACCACTACGAGTGCCAGGCTGCGTGTCCCAAGGGGATCAACGTGAAGTTCATCGCTACGCTGAACAGGGAGTACCTCAAGTCTCTCTGCAAATAG